In Paraflavitalea devenefica, a single window of DNA contains:
- a CDS encoding ABC transporter permease — protein MIKSFFRIAWRNMMRSKGFSSINIAGLVVGMASAILILLWIQNEVSYDQFHEKKDRIYEAWNRAEFSGELNCWNTTPKVLARTLEKDLPEVEMAARVDWGSNFLFTVGDKKLTVRGTMVDSNFLQIFSFPLLKGNPTVVLKDMHSIVLTEKLAKKLFGKEDAMGKIIKIDNKENFTVTGILEDLPNNTRFRFEYLVPWAYKRFTGDDDENWGNNSTRTYVLLKPNATLASAAPKVKVMKQRYAKDEPKWEMFLYPMSKWRLYSSFTNGKEDGGGRITFVRLFGIVAAFILLIACINFMNLSTARSEKRAKEVGIRKVVGAQKISLIGQFIGESLLLSLIAGFFAIIVVQLSLGGFNKLTDKELYVPYGSPWFWLVGLGFVLFTGLLAGSYPAFFLSSFKPVKVLKGTFKKTQALVAPRKVLVVLQFTFAIILIICTIIVKQQIDYAQNRHTGYNKNSLIYHVFTGDIEKNFELIRNELLSTGAASSVTKTSAPITQSWSDGWGQEWEGKDPNDKTDFYRYNADQDLGKTAGLQFVQGRDFDLRKFPTDSTGMIINESSLKVMKFKNPIGKIVKDNGQEWHIVGVIKDFILTDPYQPTRPMLIAGGKAWFFTILIRLNSNNTTEKNLKTAESIFRKYNVEYPFEYKFVDEEYAQKFEDEQRIGTLAGLFAGLTIFISCLGLFGLAIYMAESRVKEIGVRKVLGASVSGLAALLSKDFLMLVLISFLLAVPVAWWAMHAWLSDYPYRITIQWWVFALAGLLSVLIALATVSYQAIRAALANPVKSLRTE, from the coding sequence ATGATAAAAAGCTTCTTCCGTATCGCCTGGCGTAATATGATGCGCAGCAAAGGGTTTTCCAGTATTAATATAGCCGGACTGGTAGTGGGCATGGCCAGCGCCATCCTCATTTTATTGTGGATACAAAATGAGGTGAGCTATGACCAGTTTCATGAAAAGAAAGACCGCATTTATGAAGCCTGGAACCGGGCCGAGTTCAGCGGGGAACTGAACTGCTGGAATACCACCCCCAAGGTGCTGGCCCGGACTTTGGAGAAAGACCTGCCGGAAGTAGAAATGGCGGCAAGGGTAGACTGGGGCAGCAATTTTTTATTTACGGTAGGCGATAAGAAGTTGACCGTACGGGGCACGATGGTGGATTCTAACTTCCTGCAGATCTTTAGCTTCCCCCTGCTGAAAGGTAACCCCACGGTAGTGCTCAAGGATATGCATTCGATTGTACTGACGGAAAAGCTGGCGAAGAAGCTGTTTGGCAAGGAAGATGCCATGGGCAAGATCATCAAAATTGACAATAAGGAGAACTTTACTGTAACCGGTATTTTAGAAGACCTGCCCAATAATACCCGGTTCAGGTTTGAATACCTGGTGCCCTGGGCCTATAAGCGTTTTACGGGTGATGATGACGAGAACTGGGGCAATAACAGCACCCGCACCTATGTATTGCTGAAGCCGAATGCAACCCTGGCTTCCGCGGCGCCCAAAGTCAAAGTGATGAAGCAACGTTATGCAAAGGATGAACCCAAATGGGAAATGTTCCTGTATCCCATGAGCAAGTGGAGGCTGTATTCCAGCTTCACCAATGGCAAGGAAGATGGCGGTGGCCGCATCACCTTTGTGCGCCTGTTTGGCATTGTCGCTGCTTTTATTCTGCTGATCGCCTGCATCAATTTTATGAACCTCAGTACTGCCCGCAGTGAAAAGCGGGCCAAGGAAGTAGGTATCCGCAAAGTGGTAGGCGCGCAGAAGATCTCTTTGATCGGTCAGTTCATAGGGGAATCCCTGCTGCTGTCATTGATCGCCGGATTCTTTGCCATTATTGTGGTACAGCTCAGCCTGGGCGGCTTTAATAAGCTCACCGATAAAGAGCTTTATGTACCTTATGGCAGTCCCTGGTTCTGGCTGGTCGGTCTCGGTTTCGTATTGTTTACGGGTTTGCTGGCGGGCAGTTACCCGGCTTTTTTCCTGTCTTCTTTTAAACCTGTAAAGGTGTTGAAAGGCACCTTCAAAAAGACACAGGCGCTGGTGGCTCCCCGTAAAGTACTGGTGGTATTGCAGTTCACTTTTGCCATTATACTCATCATTTGCACCATTATTGTAAAGCAGCAAATTGATTATGCGCAGAACAGGCATACGGGCTATAATAAGAACAGCCTCATTTACCATGTTTTTACCGGCGATATTGAAAAGAACTTCGAGCTCATCAGGAATGAATTGCTGTCTACCGGTGCAGCCTCTTCTGTTACCAAGACCAGTGCTCCCATTACGCAAAGCTGGAGTGATGGATGGGGGCAGGAGTGGGAGGGAAAAGACCCCAATGATAAAACAGATTTTTACCGGTATAATGCCGACCAGGACCTGGGCAAAACAGCCGGACTGCAGTTTGTGCAGGGCCGTGATTTTGACCTGCGAAAGTTCCCTACCGACTCAACCGGTATGATCATTAATGAATCATCCCTGAAGGTGATGAAGTTTAAGAACCCCATTGGCAAGATCGTAAAGGACAATGGGCAGGAATGGCATATTGTAGGCGTGATCAAGGATTTTATTTTAACTGATCCTTATCAGCCTACCCGGCCTATGTTGATCGCGGGTGGCAAGGCCTGGTTCTTTACCATCCTCATCCGGCTTAATTCCAATAACACCACTGAAAAGAATTTAAAAACAGCCGAAAGCATTTTCAGGAAATACAATGTGGAATATCCTTTTGAATATAAGTTCGTGGATGAAGAGTATGCCCAAAAATTTGAAGATGAACAGCGCATAGGCACCCTGGCGGGACTATTTGCCGGTCTTACCATTTTTATCTCCTGCCTTGGTTTATTTGGCCTTGCCATCTATATGGCCGAAAGCAGGGTGAAAGAGATTGGTGTGCGTAAGGTGCTGGGCGCTTCCGTGTCCGGCCTGGCAGCCCTTTTGTCTAAAGATTTCCTGATGCTGGTACTGATATCTTTCCTCCTCGCCGTACCTGTGGCCTGGTGGGCCATGCATGCCTGGCTCAGTGATTATCCTTACCGGATCACGATTCAGTGGTGGGTATTTGCCCTGGCGGGATTATTATCCGTATTGATCGCCCTTGCTACGGTAAGCTACCAGGCCATCAGGGCCGCACTGGCCAACCCGGTCAAGAGCCTGCGCACTGAGTAG
- a CDS encoding golvesin C-terminal-like domain-containing protein, which produces MRKHYPLLLPVFLVLQAITTYAQRDTTIALQINKLIRSEHAIHLRADSVVKKAGTLQIYFNTDSSLRRGGLGETESEALIELLAHLTTETNTENIQLLAREKTSGTWKALDYFVEAPPLQKYRAVKNYDPFPDKAGKVTSPLARVFPGGGKPGVTGALTGKTVWLSPGHGWHNTGTGFITQRGTTNQVVEDFITAETVDYYLLHYLMNAGAHVWSVRERDVNTNEIIVNNDQGSPAYTETGTWSNGSIAGYGGTYRFSTAAATSTATAIFKPTVTTSGLYWVSVRFISGANRVTDARYSVTHAGGTATYTVNEEVHGDTWIYLGQFYFFAGGNYNITISNQSADAGQAVIADAVRLGGGVGGDPDCLNGGSASGRPRFEESARQYAQFQGNPVCREDVTVRPTYAEWEVSKGVSTEVNDAVYVALHTNAGGGTGTETYRYNGAGSNPTITAGSTQLRDSIHKQIITDLRAGWRSTWTDRGVKTANFGELRELYEIPGTLVELAFHDLAADATDLRAPEFRRIAARAMYKGIVKYFRYEDGIPLVFLPEEPTRVMAKNTSSAQIQLNWTAPVTGGIYGHAATGYRVYISENGRGFDNPVEVTTTSYTFSGVAGKTYYFKITAFNAGGESFPSGVVAARTPTGGATDKYLLVDGFSRLDAAAMLLKYESAALGNVRRMVLDKMNNYSYMVEHGNGFTSCGIAFDGVQSDAVSAGSVTLANYTGVDWFAGEESTIEQTLNATEKQLIKNYLNAGGRLLISGAEIGWDIGRAASPNVDLDFYNNYLKAVYVSDDAATYNFAGTANLLTGGSGTFGNGVNGYYDVDYADVLNINGGSEIVLNYSGGAGAGIGYQGAFKVLYFGFPIEAITNETVRNNLICQSVTYLQSNAALLTSKPAVIEKPRMFYVLENPAISTIRLRVANAPAYNVILSNGQGQVIYRSHHAAAQAGEVKIPATGLGKGMYWLSVYPQSGNVQTFKVLLR; this is translated from the coding sequence ATGAGAAAACATTATCCTTTGCTTTTACCTGTATTCCTCGTATTACAGGCTATTACCACCTACGCGCAACGCGACACTACCATTGCCTTACAGATCAACAAGCTCATCAGGAGTGAGCACGCTATTCACCTGCGGGCCGATAGTGTTGTTAAAAAGGCAGGCACACTGCAGATCTATTTTAATACAGACAGTTCCCTGCGCAGGGGAGGGTTGGGAGAAACGGAGTCAGAAGCATTAATAGAACTACTGGCTCACCTGACCACAGAGACCAATACAGAAAACATTCAATTACTGGCCAGAGAAAAAACATCCGGTACCTGGAAAGCGCTGGATTATTTTGTAGAGGCGCCGCCGCTACAAAAGTACAGGGCCGTAAAGAATTATGATCCATTCCCAGATAAGGCAGGCAAGGTGACAAGTCCCCTTGCCCGGGTATTCCCCGGCGGCGGTAAACCCGGCGTTACCGGCGCTTTAACCGGCAAAACGGTATGGCTTAGTCCCGGCCACGGATGGCATAATACCGGCACTGGTTTTATTACACAACGGGGCACTACCAACCAGGTAGTGGAGGATTTTATCACAGCCGAAACTGTGGACTATTACCTGTTACATTACCTGATGAATGCAGGCGCCCATGTATGGAGCGTGCGGGAACGGGATGTGAACACCAATGAGATCATCGTGAATAACGACCAGGGATCTCCGGCCTATACCGAAACAGGCACCTGGTCCAACGGTTCCATCGCCGGTTATGGCGGTACTTATCGTTTCAGTACAGCCGCTGCTACTTCCACAGCCACCGCTATCTTCAAACCTACTGTTACAACGAGTGGCTTATACTGGGTATCGGTACGTTTTATCAGTGGCGCCAACCGTGTTACGGATGCGCGTTATTCCGTTACCCATGCAGGCGGTACTGCTACTTATACCGTGAATGAGGAAGTGCATGGCGATACCTGGATATACCTGGGACAGTTTTACTTTTTTGCCGGCGGCAATTATAATATCACCATCAGCAACCAATCGGCCGATGCGGGCCAGGCTGTTATCGCCGATGCCGTGCGGCTGGGAGGAGGTGTTGGTGGCGACCCGGATTGCCTGAATGGAGGTTCTGCCAGCGGCAGGCCTAGGTTTGAGGAATCAGCCCGTCAGTATGCACAATTCCAGGGCAATCCCGTTTGCCGGGAAGATGTAACCGTACGGCCAACGTATGCGGAGTGGGAAGTGAGCAAAGGCGTGTCAACAGAAGTAAATGATGCGGTATACGTGGCTTTGCATACCAATGCCGGTGGTGGCACCGGTACGGAGACTTATCGTTATAACGGAGCAGGATCAAATCCTACCATTACAGCGGGAAGCACCCAATTGCGCGACAGCATCCATAAACAGATCATCACCGACCTGCGGGCCGGATGGCGGTCTACCTGGACAGACCGCGGCGTAAAAACAGCCAACTTTGGTGAGCTGCGGGAGCTGTATGAGATACCCGGCACGCTGGTGGAACTGGCCTTTCATGACCTGGCGGCTGATGCTACTGATCTCCGGGCCCCTGAATTCCGCCGGATAGCTGCCCGCGCTATGTATAAAGGCATCGTTAAATATTTCCGCTATGAGGATGGCATACCACTGGTATTCCTGCCGGAAGAGCCCACCCGTGTAATGGCAAAAAATACAAGCTCCGCACAAATACAGCTCAACTGGACAGCGCCTGTAACAGGTGGTATTTATGGACACGCCGCCACGGGTTACCGCGTATACATCAGCGAAAATGGCCGTGGTTTCGACAACCCGGTGGAAGTAACTACCACCTCCTATACATTTAGTGGTGTGGCGGGTAAAACTTATTACTTTAAAATAACGGCCTTCAATGCCGGTGGAGAATCTTTCCCTTCCGGTGTGGTAGCAGCCCGTACGCCCACAGGAGGGGCCACAGATAAGTATCTGCTCGTAGATGGCTTCAGTCGCCTGGATGCCGCTGCGATGCTGTTAAAATACGAAAGCGCGGCATTGGGCAATGTGCGCAGGATGGTATTGGATAAGATGAACAATTACAGTTATATGGTGGAGCATGGCAATGGGTTTACCAGTTGTGGTATTGCCTTCGATGGTGTACAGAGCGATGCCGTGTCAGCAGGCTCCGTGACGCTTGCCAATTATACCGGGGTTGACTGGTTTGCTGGTGAAGAAAGCACGATAGAACAAACACTGAATGCCACCGAAAAACAACTGATCAAAAATTACCTCAATGCCGGTGGCCGCCTGTTGATCTCCGGTGCTGAGATTGGCTGGGATATTGGCCGTGCGGCTTCTCCCAACGTAGACCTTGATTTTTATAACAATTACCTGAAAGCTGTGTATGTAAGTGACGATGCAGCTACTTATAATTTTGCCGGCACGGCCAACCTGCTGACCGGCGGTTCCGGCACTTTTGGCAATGGAGTGAATGGCTATTATGATGTGGATTATGCCGATGTGCTCAATATCAATGGCGGATCGGAAATCGTATTGAATTATTCCGGCGGCGCCGGTGCCGGTATTGGTTACCAGGGCGCTTTCAAGGTGTTGTATTTCGGTTTTCCTATTGAGGCCATTACCAATGAGACGGTAAGGAATAACCTCATTTGTCAGTCGGTCACGTACCTGCAAAGCAATGCCGCCCTGTTGACCAGCAAGCCTGCTGTTATAGAGAAACCCCGTATGTTCTATGTACTGGAAAACCCCGCAATATCCACGATACGGTTGCGGGTGGCCAATGCGCCTGCCTATAATGTGATCCTTTCAAACGGACAGGGGCAGGTAATATATCGTTCCCATCATGCTGCTGCGCAGGCAGGGGAAGTAAAGATCCCTGCTACCGGATTGGGTAAAGGCATGTATTGGCTGTCGGTATATCCCCAATCGGGGAATGTGCAGACGTTTAAGGTGTTGTTGAGGTAA
- a CDS encoding TlpA family protein disulfide reductase, producing the protein MMKLLYAIPLVLIFFIQSAKAQGLPVRHVLLKGKITGNNRMSSFTVFSDNGLILGNNDTVAILPSGHFQKWLSLPASHTGHIMLNYGEDNGVELYLGNVDSMHLVWNANAFFTSIRIGQDTDKLNSFLLKFQQELQPVRDSVGGILDTCASLISFNRVLKVLNHLEYQFLRKEGQQLDSLQYQQCANDIFYRNLGLLVRSPFFNDYKFADLSYLVNFPPIVRYDKRVDRLQQRSYIDKLKGVSTAADSSFAASISERETGNLFWSTYAIIDTSAFRSSYAYRTFLYSYLNNLAAGIHNRRLGKNIIDDVGAYHTWLQSIIAEDRIIDWMVAGKVQYNLMVAGSRLAAQELEKQLAFINDKGMWQELMAIYKLYYTLRPGVPAPAIPFLDQKNKVASLEAYRGKYIYVNFWDSWCAPCIYNIKQYSQAVADKYAGRDIVLLYISLDEDDKLWRKSVQRYKPAGINGRAGEGWRSAFAQQYNIRYVPRYVIINPDGTIRDAQAGDLYSLLMSDPFK; encoded by the coding sequence ATGATGAAACTCCTTTACGCTATACCCCTTGTTCTTATATTCTTTATCCAGTCTGCCAAAGCCCAGGGCCTGCCTGTCCGGCATGTTTTATTGAAAGGGAAAATAACCGGTAATAACAGGATGTCGTCATTTACCGTATTTTCCGACAATGGATTGATCCTTGGGAATAACGATACGGTTGCCATACTCCCCTCAGGCCATTTTCAAAAATGGCTATCATTGCCTGCCAGCCATACGGGCCATATTATGCTTAATTATGGAGAAGACAATGGGGTGGAGCTCTACCTGGGCAATGTTGATTCTATGCATTTGGTATGGAATGCCAATGCATTTTTCACGTCCATACGCATCGGTCAGGACACTGATAAACTTAATAGTTTCCTGTTGAAGTTCCAGCAGGAACTCCAACCTGTTCGTGATAGCGTAGGGGGGATACTGGATACCTGTGCCAGCCTGATCTCCTTTAACCGTGTACTAAAAGTTTTGAATCACCTGGAATACCAGTTTCTTAGAAAAGAAGGTCAGCAGTTGGACAGCCTGCAGTATCAGCAATGTGCCAACGATATTTTTTACCGGAACCTGGGCCTGCTTGTAAGATCGCCTTTTTTTAACGATTACAAGTTTGCTGATCTTTCCTATTTAGTTAATTTTCCTCCCATTGTACGTTATGATAAAAGAGTGGACCGGCTACAACAGCGTAGTTATATCGATAAATTGAAGGGGGTAAGTACTGCTGCTGATTCTTCCTTTGCTGCCTCGATCAGTGAAAGAGAGACTGGCAACCTCTTCTGGTCCACTTACGCCATAATCGATACCAGTGCATTCCGGTCCAGTTATGCTTACAGAACATTCCTGTATTCATACCTTAATAACCTGGCCGCTGGTATTCATAACCGGCGATTGGGAAAAAATATAATCGATGATGTAGGCGCTTACCATACCTGGCTGCAAAGTATCATCGCGGAAGATAGGATCATTGACTGGATGGTAGCAGGAAAGGTGCAATACAACCTTATGGTAGCTGGCAGCCGCTTGGCTGCGCAGGAACTGGAAAAGCAACTGGCTTTTATTAACGACAAAGGCATGTGGCAGGAGCTGATGGCGATTTATAAATTGTACTATACGCTGCGGCCTGGTGTTCCGGCTCCGGCCATACCTTTCCTTGATCAAAAGAATAAAGTTGCCTCCCTGGAAGCTTACCGGGGGAAATATATTTATGTTAACTTCTGGGATTCCTGGTGCGCTCCCTGCATCTATAATATTAAACAGTATAGTCAGGCCGTGGCTGATAAATATGCAGGCAGGGATATTGTATTACTGTATATTTCCTTAGATGAGGACGATAAGCTGTGGCGCAAGTCAGTACAACGTTATAAACCCGCTGGCATCAATGGAAGGGCTGGTGAGGGATGGCGTAGTGCGTTTGCGCAGCAATATAATATCCGTTATGTTCCCCGCTATGTGATCATTAATCCGGATGGTACGATCAGGGATGCACAGGCGGGAGATCTATACTCCCTTTTAATGAGCGATCCTTTTAAGTAG
- a CDS encoding Na+/H+ antiporter, translating into MHGLFIFYIILVLVILLLVMLAQKLKVSYPILLVVAGLFISFIPGLPAVEIDPDLIFVIFLPPLLYEAAWKTSWKEFWRWRRVIASFAFLIVILTSCVVAVVSNWLIPGFTLALGFLLGGIISPPDAVSASAILQSVKVPRRLISIVEGESLLNDAASLVVFRFALVAVNTGTFVFHEAALNFLLVITMGILTGIVIALVFYALHRWLPTTPPINIVLSFIAPYTMYIVAEQFHFSGVLAVVSGGLFLSVRSHRFLDHRSRIQGWNVWETISFVLNGLVFMLIGLELPVVIKDLGDASLRTAIWYGAVISALIIVLRIACTLGASAFTVWISRYITTADNRPGWRGPLLLGWAGMRGVVSLAAALSIPVYLDNGTRFPERSMILFITFSVILVTLVLQGLTLPALIRWVKMEDPDATMPEEKQDTMVRKKMSQAALRVLKEQHADKLENNALLQSLHHRLEVEINTLQAVADTTIEYTDTFYPHYRQVYLELLDEQRQLLHTLNRKQEVDEGIIRKYLSLLDIEEEKLHVQFNSHSH; encoded by the coding sequence ATGCACGGCCTGTTTATCTTCTATATCATATTGGTGCTGGTGATCCTTTTACTGGTGATGCTGGCCCAAAAGCTCAAAGTGTCCTATCCCATCCTGCTGGTAGTAGCAGGGCTGTTCATCAGCTTCATACCCGGATTACCCGCCGTTGAAATAGACCCGGACCTCATCTTTGTCATCTTCCTGCCGCCCCTGCTCTATGAAGCTGCCTGGAAAACTTCCTGGAAGGAATTCTGGCGGTGGCGACGGGTAATTGCCAGCTTTGCCTTTCTCATTGTGATCCTGACTTCCTGTGTGGTGGCGGTCGTGTCCAACTGGCTGATCCCCGGCTTTACGCTGGCGCTTGGCTTTTTGCTGGGTGGTATCATTTCGCCGCCCGATGCGGTTTCGGCTTCCGCCATCCTGCAAAGTGTAAAAGTGCCCAGAAGGCTGATCTCTATCGTAGAAGGGGAAAGCCTGCTCAATGATGCCGCCAGCCTTGTTGTATTCCGGTTTGCCTTAGTGGCTGTCAATACCGGCACTTTTGTCTTCCATGAAGCAGCACTGAACTTCCTGCTGGTGATTACCATGGGTATTCTTACCGGTATCGTGATAGCGCTTGTATTTTATGCCCTGCACCGCTGGCTGCCCACTACCCCACCTATCAACATTGTACTCTCTTTCATTGCTCCCTATACCATGTACATTGTAGCAGAGCAATTCCACTTTTCAGGTGTACTGGCAGTGGTAAGCGGCGGCCTTTTTCTTTCGGTGCGCAGTCACCGGTTCCTGGATCACCGTAGCCGCATACAGGGCTGGAATGTATGGGAAACCATCAGCTTCGTGTTGAATGGACTGGTATTCATGCTTATCGGGCTGGAGCTGCCGGTAGTGATCAAAGACCTGGGCGATGCCAGTTTGCGCACTGCTATCTGGTATGGAGCTGTGATCTCCGCACTCATCATCGTATTGCGCATCGCCTGTACATTAGGCGCTTCTGCTTTCACTGTTTGGATAAGCCGCTACATTACCACGGCCGATAACCGGCCCGGCTGGCGTGGCCCACTGTTGCTTGGCTGGGCGGGTATGCGGGGAGTCGTTTCGCTGGCTGCCGCCTTGTCTATCCCGGTGTACCTGGATAATGGCACGCGCTTTCCGGAGCGCAGCATGATCCTGTTCATTACTTTTTCTGTTATACTGGTCACGCTGGTCTTGCAGGGCCTTACACTGCCGGCTTTAATACGCTGGGTGAAAATGGAAGATCCCGATGCCACCATGCCGGAAGAAAAGCAGGATACTATGGTGCGTAAAAAAATGTCGCAGGCTGCCCTGCGCGTATTAAAGGAGCAACATGCTGATAAACTGGAGAACAATGCGCTGCTGCAAAGCCTGCATCACCGGCTGGAAGTTGAAATAAACACGCTCCAGGCAGTGGCAGATACTACTATTGAATATACCGACACCTTCTATCCACATTACCGGCAGGTATACCTCGAGCTACTCGATGAGCAAAGACAGTTGTTGCATACCCTGAACCGGAAGCAGGAAGTGGATGAAGGCATCATCCGCAAATACCTCTCTCTCCTCGATATTGAAGAAGAGAAGCTGCATGTACAGTTCAATAGTCATTCCCATTAG
- a CDS encoding ABC transporter permease: MAAEYPFEYSFLDQQFDKQYKADIRQQTILSIFSGLAIFIACLGLFGLASFTAAKRTKEIGVRKVLGSSVNGIVVLLSKDLLKPVLLAIFIAVPIGYYAMHNWLQNFAYRVPMHWWIFVRAGIIVASIALITVSFQAIKAAVINPVKSLRSE; the protein is encoded by the coding sequence GTGGCGGCTGAATACCCGTTTGAGTACAGCTTTCTCGACCAGCAGTTTGACAAACAGTATAAAGCAGATATCAGGCAGCAAACCATCCTGAGTATATTCTCCGGACTCGCCATCTTCATTGCCTGTCTGGGACTATTTGGTCTGGCATCCTTTACAGCGGCCAAACGCACCAAAGAGATCGGGGTGAGGAAGGTTCTGGGCTCTTCTGTTAACGGTATTGTGGTACTGCTTTCCAAAGATCTGTTGAAGCCGGTATTGCTGGCCATATTCATCGCTGTACCCATAGGATATTATGCTATGCATAACTGGTTGCAGAATTTTGCCTACCGGGTACCTATGCACTGGTGGATATTTGTGCGGGCAGGCATCATAGTGGCTTCAATAGCACTGATTACCGTTAGTTTTCAAGCTATTAAAGCGGCAGTAATAAACCCTGTGAAGTCCCTGAGATCGGAGTAA
- a CDS encoding DUF6934 family protein, producing MNYERYEPLLISGDALEFKFNSIGPKGEISIVVQFAETDDPGIYNLAFGNLLPDGCIDDHVKNDNRDRNKILATVAAAIYEFSFRRPEKLIFFTGSTSARTRLYRMAITNNLIELSIDFEIYGVNLINNTFWAETFEKAKEYYGFVIKRKNN from the coding sequence ATGAACTATGAAAGATATGAACCCCTCTTAATTTCAGGAGATGCACTTGAATTCAAGTTTAACAGCATAGGGCCTAAAGGGGAAATTTCAATTGTTGTACAGTTTGCAGAAACAGATGACCCAGGCATTTATAATTTAGCTTTTGGCAACCTTTTGCCTGACGGTTGTATTGATGATCATGTTAAAAACGACAACAGAGATAGGAACAAAATCTTAGCAACTGTTGCAGCAGCTATCTACGAATTCTCTTTCAGGCGTCCCGAAAAGCTTATTTTCTTTACTGGAAGTACATCCGCCCGGACAAGACTATACCGCATGGCAATTACCAATAACCTAATTGAATTAAGTATTGATTTTGAGATATATGGTGTAAACCTGATCAACAACACTTTTTGGGCAGAAACATTCGAAAAAGCTAAAGAGTATTATGGCTTTGTTATTAAGAGGAAAAACAATTAA
- a CDS encoding 3-keto-disaccharide hydrolase codes for MNKLLWASLIALALHGCSPKIHTTKVSNNDAAAGWYAYVKDHKYDNAAEVYSFTDSMVRLHGDKVGYLMSKKSYGDVELTLQYRWNIEPAYQRGTGKRNSGVMYNVPDTARDVLWPAGIQFQVKEGATGDFILLENVTLTVRGETKAPGKSVAVPRLSEQDKPLGEWNTILIRSVKGKCSQYLNGVLVNEGTNASSQSGRILLQYEGSPIDFRNIIIKPLK; via the coding sequence ATGAACAAATTGTTATGGGCCTCTCTGATCGCTCTTGCCTTACATGGGTGCAGTCCTAAAATACATACCACCAAAGTATCGAATAATGATGCCGCCGCAGGCTGGTATGCCTATGTAAAAGACCATAAGTATGACAATGCCGCTGAGGTGTACAGCTTCACGGATAGTATGGTCCGCCTGCATGGCGATAAGGTGGGCTACCTGATGTCTAAAAAATCTTATGGGGATGTTGAACTCACGCTGCAATACCGGTGGAATATAGAGCCTGCTTACCAGCGGGGGACCGGTAAAAGGAATAGCGGGGTGATGTACAATGTGCCCGACACAGCGAGGGATGTGTTGTGGCCTGCCGGCATACAATTCCAGGTAAAGGAAGGCGCTACCGGCGATTTTATCTTACTGGAAAATGTAACGCTTACGGTGCGGGGCGAAACCAAAGCGCCCGGCAAGAGTGTAGCGGTGCCCCGCCTCAGTGAACAGGATAAACCATTAGGCGAATGGAATACCATCCTGATCAGGTCTGTCAAAGGCAAATGCTCCCAATACCTCAATGGCGTACTGGTCAATGAGGGTACCAACGCTTCCTCCCAAAGCGGCCGGATCCTGCTACAGTATGAAGGTTCACCAATTGATTTCAGGAATATAATAATAAAGCCTTTGAAGTAA